The Manihot esculenta cultivar AM560-2 chromosome 8, M.esculenta_v8, whole genome shotgun sequence genomic interval ttatatgaaaaaaatattattttataaaataatatcatataataataatataaaaaattttagtacGGACAAAATACGATTTTCCTTGTATCCATCGACCaatccaccaccagcagaagcTCACTCGGCCACCCATTGAAAGAAAAACCAACCTCACAAATAGGCTAGAGTCTAGACCTGTCTTTTTGCCCCAGGATGAGCCTGAGCCTGAGCCTGAGCCTGGGCCTGAACGAAGGCATAAAAGTTTCAGGCTTAATTGGACCTTCTGGACCTGGAAAATAGATCGGTCTAGTGGATTTTATACCCTACAAGAAGGCTGTGAACTTTTGAAAAGGAGGAAAAGAACCTCCTTGAAGAggagaaatttcaataaaaaaacgTTCTTGCAAACGTGCATGGGAAAGCCAAACTAAATAACTGATACATTAACTATATAAATAGCCTACATATGTCAGTTTTCATCAGGATCGAGTACCCAAAAAATACATCAAGAAATTTCAGTGCAGGGCTCTTGCTCATCTAGATGCATACGTCTAAGAAGCACATGGCTGTCATTCTCAGAAGCATTTTAGGAACAAGGAGCATTGGGCGTGTGTTTGAAGAGCGATACAGCAATAGATTGCGGTTGCTCATCTCACAATTCCCTGTCACAGAAATTTGAGGTTTTTGATTGCAAGTACTCATGCCCATACCTACAAATAACAAAAACTGCTCATCAGTTAAGTTCAATACAATATGAACATAGAAATCCAcataggaaaagaaaaaaagcaaaCAGATAAGGTACCTGAAGCATTCTTTCAGAAAGAAAAACAAGTACAGTTTACGCTCAAAATTGACGCCTTGGCCTAGCTTCTGCAATAGAGACCCGAATTGCTCTGCCATCCAATTCCTGAACCAAATAAATTTCACAAAGTACAAGTCAACTTGCAGCATTTATGGTCAGAACTTAGAAGCACATCCACAAATGGCATAGTAAGACATCATGTTGAAGTTAAGGATAACTTAATCAAATGACTAATACATGAAATATTTAACTTCCAAATTAGATTCACCTAAACATCATGTATCATTCAGTGAGTCAGCTTGATGAAATATGATCGAAGCTAATCATCCACATGAAAAACAAAACACTCCAACAGATAAAGCCACAAACgcataatagaaaaattaataataatagcacTATGAATTAGCAACATTGAATGCCTGTTTTGAGACTAGGAAATCAGATTCAGCATAAGGCAGTCAACCTGAAGATTATTTAAACAACACATATGTCATCAAGAAAGAGAGAATAATAAACTTACAACACCATTCAGGGACTCAATGGCAGTTTCAACCTCCTCAGCAGAACTATAAGTAACAAAACCAAAGCCCCTTGATCTACCGCTGTCTCTGTCATAGACCACCTTAGCCTCCACAACCCTGCCTTGCTCACTGAACAAGTTCTCAAGTGCCAAGTTATCAACACCCCAAGAAAGGTTACCAACATACAATCGGTTGGCTGAATCAAAAGCTTCACCGCCTCGTGGACCTCTAGAAAAAGAAGTTTCCCTCTGGGGAGGAGGTCCAGAATTCACTCTCAATGCCCTACCCTCAAGTTCCTTCAATTGTAACAAACACTTGCTCAGAAGCAATAACCTTAATCATGGAATATACAAGTATATGACGGTATCATAAACGAAGTGACAAATAGGCCACTTTGGCTGGATACAACCAATAATTCACCACTAAGTTAACCCACATGAATTTCAGTCCCAAGTAAGTCAAAGCTTACTTTCACGTGGTGCTTTTTATTTCAACAATTTAGAAATAGCCTCAATCAAAAGCAAGAAGTCTTAAAACCCTTTCACCCGTCCATTCTGATAGACATATAAAAATAGATGCATAACACATTACAAAGTAACGTTCACGAAAGATGTATAAAATATGATTCGACATACATAGCCATTGAACTGCTGAGCAGCTGCTTCAGCTTCCTCAATAGTTGACATGGTCACAAAACCAAACCCTCTGCTTCTCCCAGTTACTTTGTCATATATTACCTTCCAGAAAAAGAACAAGACTTTAGCACATAAAAGCTTAATTCCATATGAAAAGGGGAACCAAAAAAACATACTTTCAAAATGCTAAGTATAAACAAATCCTATCTTATCATGAGTACGTAAATTATTGTAAAAGCCACAAAATTTTGAatagaataatgaaaaataccTCAACCATCTCGACATTTCCAGCACTTTCAAACAAGCCAGCGAGCTGGGCACTGTCAACGCTAAATGGAAGATTACCCACAAACAATTTGAGGTCGGGAGAGAAACTGGGTTCATCTCCGTCGCTCGTGACCTCCTCTTCTTGTCCGAACTCAGAAGAAACAGCGACGTTGGGAACAAAGCGAGAGGAAAAGGATTGTCGAAGAGCTCCCACGGAGTGGAAAAGTGTAGGAGTTGCAATGAAGCCCTTAGCATGGAGCCTGAGAGAAGAGGAAGCGGGAGAGACAAAAAAGAGAGAAATGGGTTTGTTAGGTTTGCAGAAGGAGAGGGTTTTATGATGGAGAGAAGGAAGAACAAGAGAAGAGGCTGCAGCTGTAGACATGGCTCTCCTTCCGAACTTGTGAGGACAGAGAGATGGATAGGAAATAGGATGGATAAGATTTTCAGGAAAAGGAGAAGGGTTTTTAAAGGGGATTGCCAAGGTCGAGATATTTATGGGCAAGTTTTGGTAaatttgtttttaataaaaaaataatttctatttgaaaattaatagatttttttatttttgaaattcaaataacaTAAAGTTAAACTAGTGATTAagtcatttatatttttttattgattaagaaGCAAATGTTAATTTAAACataattaagaataaaaataatataattatttctcaaacaattaatgaaaaattagtaaaaaattgatcaatatatagaaattaaattattacatttgaaaaaattaaaaaaaatactttttattttttaagtaaaaattatgatgttttaataaaagataaatatgattatatatttttagtaatattttaatatttaaaattatttgatgaaattttattaatataaatattatatttatcatcaACTTGGATCCAGAATGTGGAGTCTGGACTAAACTCAAGTTGCCTGAGAAATGCTTACTAATTTACCCACTAGGGAAATAGACAGAGAAGGTTGCAACTTGATAGCATGGGATACAAACATCAAACCATTAGATGGCTATCTTCCAAACCTAGCAACAGGACAAAACCACCCTAGATATTCATAAATCCCATTTAACCatataaattttacaaatttatacacagtaaatctataaaaataaatatacacaACCAATtcatcataaataaaaataataaataagacCTATTTATTCGGTCTAGAATTTACAATGAAATCGAGTATAAATAAGTATTTTCCGTAAGCCTATACTAATAATCACCTGAAATTAATTCTGTATTTATGCGAGTAAAAATTCATGTCATGGAAAGACCGAAAAATACTGGATCATTACACAAAATATAAAGCAAGAACATGTATATCTAATTAGCAATGCAGAAGAAAAATGACAAATAATTATATTGCTTCAGGTGCACAACAATCTCAATATCACAGAAAACAGTTAATCTAATATTTAGTTCTGGCCTACCAAGAAGGTATCAGCGTATCTTTAGCATTAATGCCAGAACAAATGGATACTTCAATTGAAAAACATTTATACACATAACTGGTAATAGGAATGCAATTTAGACAAGAGTGATACAGCTTACTGCAAAGATGTAGGAGGAGAAGAGCAGACATGTATGAAGATCTAGCTACCTGTAATAAGAGCAACACCGCTATCATAAGATGCATTAGCCTTGAAGGAATAAAATTCTCATTAATTTTCAGAACCGGGCATATAAGCATAATCTATTAATAATATACTCTTCAGCAAACACATGGTCAAGAAAAAGCTGTAAAACCTGAGTTTGGTAATCCACAACGAATTGAATGCCGTTGTAAGTGGGCGAATGCCCCTTTCTCATTACAATAGGAAGTGAGCTCTTAAGTCAAAGATAAGAGCTGGTAACACAACTTTCTTTCAGAGACAGATCTTATAGCATCAAAACCAGCTAATAGGGGTGCTAGTTGCAGTGAAGAGCATATCATTAATATATTGTGCTTATATGCGCAGTTTACATTAGTAAATTGTCAATCTAGAGttaataactaaattaaaataactaaataacaAACAAAATGAGTACAAAGACCAACGTAAAGGATGGGATTAGCAACAAATATGATCAGAAGCCATCCATCTTCTGAAATCCTGAAGTAATAGAAGTAGAAATATCTTCTGGTCTACAATATCCTGTCTAATTCACTATCTCATCAAAAAATAACTCAACAAGGAAACATTTCTCCTGTTTGAAGGGATAACACCCTATCTTCAAAATGATTAAACAGAACATTTACATTGCTTTCCTCAAAGATTTATTCTACTCAATAAATCGAGTAATAATATTCCATTGGACATTGAACAATATTCTAACAACTAAATCAACGAGAAATTAAAAGTACTgcaattgaaaaacaaaagaagcttgtttctttcctttcttgttTTCACGAGATTTCTGCCTTTCCTTTATCATTCTTGAGAGAACATCACCCTGCTTTGTGTTACCCTCTTGATTAAGGCTCTTAATCAAATCCTCAGAGCTATTCCAATCTGTACATGACACCCACTATGCGTTAGTAGCTCAATTCGTCCCAGAGCTTCCTCAACATGACCTCTCATGAGGAGAGCTTCCAAAATCTTAGCTACTAAATCCATATTCTCCTTCACCCCTTTCTCCATCATACTCTTCATAACATGGCTAGCAGTTTGAACCCTTCCATCTTCAAACAAACTCTCCATCACTGACCTGAATACTGATGAATCTGGGACATGTCCATCTTTAATCATAGCATCCAAAGCTGTTTTAGCATCAGATGGCTCACCTTTCCTCAGGAAGCTCTTGATGAGCAAGATATAAGCATCTGCATCCCGGGGGATGGCTCTCCTACCCATGatctttataatttcaaaagcaGAATCAGGAgaaccttcttttgcatgcccACGGATCAAATTATTTAAGGCATTTGGATCCTGAACACCCTTTTTCATCAACTGTCGGAAAAAGATTTCCGCTTTTCCTGTTTGCCCCTTACTGCACAGATACTGAATCATAGGGTTATAAGCGTTGGACTCCATTTACAAAGTATTCTGTGGCCTCAAAATTATTTCCTTCTCAACAAGCTTATCCAACAACTTCATTGCCCGATCATACTCCTCAGCCTTACAGAAATTTTCTATTAAGATACCGTAATGTCGATCCTCCGTTGGTATGCTCAATCATATCATTGCATTTAGCACGTCCTCAGCAGCTTTCCAATCTCCAGCCCTGCACCGGCTAGATAACAAACTCATAAATACGGAATTGTCCTAGGGAGCAAGATGCATCCCCGCCATCTCCTTCAAAATCTCTTTGGCCTCGGTCATTTTCGCAGAATTACAAAGCCCCTGCAACAAAGTCGAATGAGTGTGAGCATTAGGCTTAATACCAAACGACTTCATCTCCCAAAGCAACCTCAAGGCATCAATACACTCTATCCACTGATCATGGTCGTATAACTAATGACTGTAGGAACTCTGTCCTTCCCCCTCATCTCCACAAACAACTTCTCAtcctcctccatctttctaaaTCTATAATACCCATTGACCATTGTATTGTAAGTAACTACATCAGGAGATATCCCTCTGCTCTTCATATCCTCATAAAACCTTATTGCCGTTTCCAACCTCAATGACAAGAAGAAACCCCAAAGCATAATATTATAAGTATGCCTAGTTGGCGCAATCCCTTCACTTAGCATCTTATTAAAAAACCTCTTAGCCATCATATACCTCCCTCTCCGCAGAATCACTTTAAACAAAGCATCATAACTCTTAATTGACCTCTTAACACCCAATTCATTCATTTTCTGAAATATCTTGACAGCTTCTTGAACTATCCCAGCCTTACCATAACTCTCAATTAGTACTACAAACATATCCTCATCCCATCCAACACCCGTCTTTGGCATATCCAAGAGAATGCAGCGAGCCTGATTGAGCTTCGAAGCTCGACCCAAAATCTCAATAATCTTCATATGGGTATCACGGTCGTGTCGAAACAAACCCGCCCCCTCGACCCACCTGAGGAACTGGAGGGGCATGCTCATAGTTACGAGCACCGTGCATTATAAACTAAAGAATGGTGAAATTCGGTGACCAAATCCCGGATCGAGTTCTTCAATCTGGTCGTCCAGGCTCGACTTGCCATCATTCTGCATATTATATCCTCTAAGTTTTCTGGGGACGGACGCTTACCTCGCAGGATTCGCTGCTGCTTTTGATTCTCTGGAGTCGGATTTGGGGTCTCGGTTTCTGATTGGAGTTGTTGGCTAAGTTGCGAGATTTCAGTGACAGAGGAGATCGGATCCTGGGTTAATGCGCAGAAATGTAAGGGAGTGTAGAAGTAGGAGAGTATGAGTATGCGGATAATGGGACAAACCCTATGTTTAGGGATTAATTAGgagataaatatttaatttgtgattttagctatttttttcctttaaaagaaattaaattaaaaattatagcaCACTTGTATGCGAattgcaaaataaaataaaatatagttacCCTTCATCCACaaataatttgaaatgaaaTATTTCTAAACAAATAAATCACCATATTAAGAAATTAGCTTTGGAAATTAATATACATGCGTTAAATGTAGGAAGTTTCAAAATTATATACTGCCCTATAGCTAATGAGATATTTACATACAGTCAATAACTATCAATAGAAAACTTTTCTAGAAATTGCATCTTACAGAGCCTTCCATCTAATATCAACAGTTAAAACTCCATTTCTGGAATTGATTAGATGATACTTCTGATTGATTCTTCCATTGTAAACCACATCCATCAGGTTAATATCCACATACCCCAGTGTTTCCTGCAACAACCTCCCTCATTAGTTCATGACATTAACTGATATCTCAATGATTTTAAAGTAGTCTGCACGGTATCAAATTCCAACCCCAATTACAGAGCAATACAAATACTATGAATATGGGTAAAATGGACAACCTTGGGTCTGAAGCTGA includes:
- the LOC110621337 gene encoding 29 kDa ribonucleoprotein, chloroplastic, whose product is MSTAAASSLVLPSLHHKTLSFCKPNKPISLFFVSPASSSLRLHAKGFIATPTLFHSVGALRQSFSSRFVPNVAVSSEFGQEEEVTSDGDEPSFSPDLKLFVGNLPFSVDSAQLAGLFESAGNVEMVEVIYDKVTGRSRGFGFVTMSTIEEAEAAAQQFNGYELEGRALRVNSGPPPQRETSFSRGPRGGEAFDSANRLYVGNLSWGVDNLALENLFSEQGRVVEAKVVYDRDSGRSRGFGFVTYSSAEEVETAIESLNGVELDGRAIRVSIAEARPRRQF